In the Natronobacterium texcoconense genome, one interval contains:
- a CDS encoding linear amide C-N hydrolase: MCTRLVYLGPEDTVITGRTMDWHGGIGTNIWVFPRGMERTGATESPSIEWTAEYGSVTASAYDIATTDGMNEAGLVANLLWLSESDYPQWDGDTPGLAISLWAQYVLDNFGTVAEAVENHRKAEFVVVSEEIPDEDRFATLHLSLSDATGDSAVFEYVDGELTIHHGREYQVMTNSPPFDQQLALDEYWSEIGGTVMLPGTNRAADRFVRASFFADAIPQTANRRMATASVFGAIRNVSVPYGLSTSDEPNISSTRWRTVADHRDRRYYFESALSPNVFWLGLDGIDFSPDTGTRTLPLGENQANVFAGDVADELDSTEPFEFLGVPAHSS; encoded by the coding sequence ATGTGTACGCGATTGGTGTATCTTGGCCCTGAAGATACCGTTATTACCGGTCGAACGATGGACTGGCACGGTGGGATCGGCACCAACATCTGGGTGTTCCCGCGTGGAATGGAGCGAACCGGCGCGACTGAATCGCCTTCGATAGAGTGGACCGCGGAGTACGGTAGTGTCACCGCCTCCGCCTACGACATCGCCACGACCGACGGGATGAATGAGGCTGGCCTGGTCGCGAACCTCCTGTGGCTTTCAGAATCCGACTATCCTCAGTGGGACGGCGACACACCCGGACTGGCGATTTCACTGTGGGCGCAGTACGTCCTCGACAACTTCGGGACGGTCGCTGAAGCCGTCGAGAACCACCGGAAAGCGGAGTTCGTCGTCGTCTCCGAGGAGATACCGGACGAAGATCGGTTCGCCACCCTGCACCTCTCCCTGTCGGACGCCACGGGAGACAGCGCCGTCTTCGAATACGTCGACGGCGAGTTGACGATCCACCACGGACGAGAGTACCAGGTGATGACGAACTCCCCACCGTTCGACCAGCAACTCGCACTCGACGAATACTGGTCGGAGATCGGCGGCACCGTCATGTTGCCGGGCACGAATCGTGCGGCCGACCGATTCGTTCGGGCCAGCTTCTTTGCCGACGCGATTCCACAGACTGCGAACCGTCGGATGGCAACGGCGAGCGTCTTTGGCGCGATCCGCAACGTCTCCGTCCCATACGGGCTCAGCACGTCGGACGAACCCAATATCTCCTCGACTCGCTGGCGTACCGTCGCGGATCACCGGGATCGACGCTACTACTTCGAATCCGCGCTTTCGCCGAACGTCTTCTGGCTGGGCCTCGACGGGATCGACTTCTCCCCCGATACTGGCACTCGGACGCTCCCCCTCGGCGAGAACCAGGCAAACGTCTTCGCCGGAGATGTTGCCGACGAACTCGACAGCACCGAACCGTTCGAATTTCTCGGCGTTCCCGCTCACTCGAGTTAA
- a CDS encoding class I SAM-dependent methyltransferase has protein sequence MTESEQSLERAEQKAKQWWESWSDTFQQAYDEAETEVGIAFGPGVPNGDDLGLFGDIDGKRAIELGCGGAQFGLALSKAGAEVTGVDISENQLAHARDLADKHDEDIDLIEASVTDMPMVSDASYDLAFSAFAFQWVNDIQSCFSEAHRVLKSGGKLVFSVDHPFYRCLNPETGELAVSYFTDSPRREYSEEFDAEMIVYRRTVSEIVTALLEVGFSIEELREPGYEDPEKYESEFGGFQPDRMARIPPTLVIAAEK, from the coding sequence ATGACCGAATCAGAGCAGTCGCTCGAACGGGCAGAACAAAAAGCCAAACAGTGGTGGGAAAGTTGGTCAGATACGTTCCAGCAAGCATACGACGAGGCCGAGACAGAGGTCGGTATCGCGTTCGGCCCCGGGGTACCGAATGGTGACGACCTCGGCCTGTTCGGTGACATTGATGGGAAACGAGCGATCGAACTTGGCTGTGGCGGGGCCCAGTTCGGCCTCGCACTCTCGAAAGCAGGTGCCGAGGTGACTGGTGTGGATATCTCCGAAAACCAACTCGCACACGCTCGTGACCTCGCGGACAAACACGACGAGGATATCGACCTCATTGAGGCGAGCGTGACTGACATGCCGATGGTTTCGGATGCCTCGTACGACCTGGCGTTTTCCGCCTTTGCATTCCAGTGGGTCAACGATATCCAGTCCTGTTTCTCGGAAGCGCATCGTGTCCTCAAATCCGGCGGAAAACTCGTTTTCAGTGTCGACCACCCCTTTTATCGGTGCCTCAACCCGGAAACTGGTGAACTGGCAGTCAGTTATTTCACCGATTCACCACGCAGGGAATACAGCGAGGAGTTCGACGCCGAAATGATCGTCTACCGCAGAACGGTCAGTGAGATTGTGACCGCGCTGCTCGAGGTCGGATTTTCGATCGAAGAACTTCGCGAACCGGGGTATGAGGACCCAGAGAAGTACGAGTCCGAATTCGGGGGTTTCCAGCCGGACCGTATGGCCCGAATCCCGCCGACGCTGGTCATAGCGGCAGAAAAGTAG
- a CDS encoding PQQ-binding-like beta-propeller repeat protein — protein MTQVDAPNFRSISSNGSLNWALKTSPGWGPCAPPPAVPDDRVILPDTPEAWVVESDTGGLCYRTKLHPSGVTYPFPVVADGRIHTGFQTFSLESGELLWKYDSNGPQRVIVIPEGEERPYPDGPTGVAPTVRDGTVYVAGTLYDGEIRFQRENSEEEGSTEERSSLVYSGEADGSYHDEYDEWGHIHALDAATGSLEWKTEFDTAIRAMTPPVATNDAIFVVDSEPRLHALDRTDGEKRWHVPFDVELISGWRPAVADGCVFLCAGNKVYAFDALDGAELWQLAFDTQLAGPPAIADGVVHVSTSNGMVAGIGVDGDRRWQLKVSESLRTGPVVTDGRLYVAGHELICLTGHAD, from the coding sequence ATGACGCAAGTCGACGCGCCGAATTTTCGATCGATCAGTAGTAACGGGTCGTTGAACTGGGCACTAAAAACGAGCCCTGGGTGGGGGCCATGTGCTCCACCCCCAGCTGTCCCTGACGATCGAGTCATTCTTCCTGATACACCGGAGGCTTGGGTCGTGGAAAGCGATACTGGCGGCCTGTGTTACCGGACGAAGTTGCACCCATCCGGAGTCACCTATCCGTTTCCCGTCGTCGCTGATGGGCGGATTCATACCGGATTCCAGACGTTCTCTCTGGAGTCGGGCGAACTACTGTGGAAGTATGACTCAAATGGACCACAACGAGTTATTGTGATACCAGAAGGGGAGGAGCGCCCCTATCCCGACGGTCCAACTGGCGTCGCACCAACCGTCCGTGACGGGACCGTCTACGTCGCTGGAACCCTATACGACGGTGAGATTCGATTCCAACGCGAAAACTCCGAGGAGGAAGGTAGCACGGAGGAACGTTCATCGCTCGTTTATTCTGGCGAGGCGGATGGATCGTATCATGACGAGTACGACGAGTGGGGTCACATCCATGCACTCGATGCAGCCACTGGTTCACTCGAGTGGAAAACAGAGTTCGACACGGCAATCAGGGCCATGACCCCACCAGTGGCCACCAACGATGCTATTTTCGTCGTCGACAGCGAACCACGGCTGCACGCACTCGACAGAACAGATGGAGAAAAACGCTGGCACGTACCGTTCGACGTCGAACTCATTAGTGGGTGGCGGCCAGCCGTTGCAGATGGCTGTGTGTTTCTCTGTGCCGGGAACAAAGTCTATGCATTCGACGCGCTGGACGGGGCAGAACTGTGGCAACTGGCATTCGATACCCAGTTAGCTGGTCCTCCGGCGATCGCCGATGGCGTCGTTCACGTGAGCACCTCAAATGGGATGGTCGCAGGTATCGGTGTCGATGGTGACAGACGGTGGCAACTCAAGGTCAGTGAGAGTCTTCGAACGGGGCCGGTCGTTACAGACGGTCGGCTGTACGTTGCTGGACACGAACTTATTTGTCTCACTGGCCATGCGGATTGA
- a CDS encoding winged helix-turn-helix domain-containing protein, translating into MGNNDSASESTEKGRGSLDIEIQSSAAVFETLGNETRIEILEVLGDPPGEKMSFAELYEAVAMDDSGNFNYHLNKLLGTFVRKEDGQYLLSHAGEQVFGSVQAGTYQARATVEPTAAGGTCQLCEGELIFEYTQELVRVYCDECGEGRSFPFPPGCLPDYDIAELPAVSARWYRTHVKRVLDRFCPLCAGEMTGQLIHGVNEDSDPPEPSLARFTCTTCGKQVHLTGATIATFHPVFEGFLFEHGFDTRGGPHSEVWAALDSTTEATHTRDPLSVEVTFTHDGETVTGFVGADASLTNVERQY; encoded by the coding sequence ATGGGGAACAATGATTCAGCGAGTGAGTCTACCGAGAAGGGGAGGGGCTCGCTTGACATCGAAATACAGTCATCGGCGGCTGTATTCGAGACGCTCGGCAATGAGACGCGTATCGAGATACTGGAAGTACTGGGTGATCCTCCGGGCGAGAAGATGTCGTTCGCGGAACTGTACGAGGCGGTTGCGATGGACGACAGCGGTAATTTCAATTACCATCTGAACAAACTGTTGGGAACGTTTGTTCGCAAGGAGGACGGACAGTACCTGTTAAGTCACGCTGGCGAGCAGGTGTTCGGCTCCGTTCAGGCCGGCACGTATCAGGCAAGGGCCACTGTTGAACCCACAGCAGCGGGGGGAACCTGCCAACTCTGTGAGGGCGAACTCATTTTCGAGTATACACAGGAGCTAGTCAGGGTGTACTGCGACGAATGTGGAGAGGGTCGCTCGTTCCCGTTTCCACCGGGATGTCTTCCAGACTACGATATTGCGGAACTTCCAGCGGTCTCGGCGCGCTGGTACCGAACACATGTGAAACGCGTTCTCGACAGATTTTGTCCACTTTGTGCAGGCGAGATGACTGGACAACTGATACACGGTGTCAACGAAGATAGCGACCCACCAGAGCCATCATTGGCTAGATTTACCTGTACAACGTGTGGAAAGCAGGTACATCTGACTGGTGCAACGATTGCGACGTTCCATCCTGTTTTCGAGGGATTCCTGTTCGAACATGGATTCGATACTAGGGGTGGTCCCCATTCTGAGGTCTGGGCTGCTCTCGACAGCACAACTGAAGCAACACACACCCGTGACCCACTTTCCGTGGAAGTGACCTTCACTCACGATGGAGAGACCGTGACCGGGTTCGTGGGAGCAGATGCGTCACTGACGAACGTCGAGAGACAGTACTGA